The following nucleotide sequence is from Nitratidesulfovibrio termitidis HI1.
ATCGTCGCAGCACCACCCCGTTCTCCCGAATGTTTCCGACCCGGACGCCCCCCGGCGCGAGGCGCGCCCCCTGGGCTTCTGGGGGCAGGCCGACGCTCGCGACGTGATCATCGACAAGCGCCAGCGCGAAGACGATCCCTACGCCCCCATGGCTGGCGACAGCACGCATGAGGGCCACGCCGCCCCCGCTCCGCTCGATCCGTTCGGGCCGTCCGTCTCCGGGACTGTGACGGGTACTGCCCCCGCAGAACCTGCGAATTCCGCGGACCCGCGCATCGACTTCCGCCCCGGCCTGCCCGGCGTGCGGCGCGACGGCCCGGCACCCGCCTTGCTGGTGGCCGAGGAAGCGGGCCTTGCCGCCTCGCCCGGCCTGCTTGCCGATGGCTCCCGCCCGTTCACCGACCCGGACGCCTCCGCCGCGCCGCAATCCCCGCCGGATTTCACGCCGCCGCGCATCATTCCGGAGGACACCCGCGAGGGCGGCGTGCGCATCGGCGAGTACACCTACCTCGGCCAGATCGCGGACACCTATCTGGTGCTGCGCCGAGGCCGCGACACCCTGCTGCTGGTGGACCAGCATGCCGCCCACGAATGCGTGCTGCACGAACGCATCCGGCGGCGCGGCACGGCGGGCGGCGGCCAGTTTCTGGCCCTGCCCGTGGAACTGCCCCTGCACCCGGCAGAGGCGGAACGGCTGCACGAACTGCGGCCCGACCTGGAGGCCCTGGGCTTTGCGCTGGAAACCACCGGCGCCACGGTACGCGCCCGCGCCGTGCCCGCCCTGCTGGACCGGTCCGAAGCCGCCGCCTTCCTGCGCGAGGCCGTGGCCGGGCGCACCAACAGCCTGGATGCGCTGTGGGCCATGATGGCCTGCAAGGGCGCCATCAAGGCCGGGCAGCGCCTGACCTCCGACGAGGCCGCCGGGCTGGTGGCCCAGTGGCTGGCCACGCCGGGGCGCGATTTCTGCCCGCATGGCCGTCCGGCTGTGCTCACCTTCACCCCCGGCGAGATGGAGCGGATGTTCAAACGCCGGACGTAGAGGCTGCGCGTTCCTTCCGCCCCTCCCCCGCCGCGCCCGCCCTTTCCCCCAATTCCACTCAGCCCCTTTACCCGGCGCCACCGCCGGGGTACTCTGTACAGGATCCCGCCGTGCAGACGCTGGCGCCTTGCCGTTCCGGCCCTGCGCGCGCCCTGAGCCCTTTGCCGCCGGACACCGCCCGTGTCCGCAACGCCTGCCCGCGCGCCCCTGCCGCGCGGCCGCAAGGAGCCCGGCCCCATGTGTCCACAGCCCCCGCAGCCGCCCCGCTCCCCCCTGTCTCCCCAGTCGCCGCCGCTCCCCCCGCATGGGCACCCCGCCCGCGTGCTGTCGGTGGAGGACGACCCGGTCATCCGCCAGTCCATCGCCGCATGGCTTGCCGATGAAGGCTATGACGTCGTCGAGGCAGAGGACGGTATCGCGGCGCTGCGCGCGGTGCGCGAGCTCCGGCCCGACGTGGTGCTGCTGGACCTGGGCATTCCCGGCATTTCCGGCGATGCGGTGCTGGAGCGCATCGCCCAGGAATCGCCCGAGATGCCGGTTGTGGTGGTCTCGGGCCGGGCCGAGATAGGCGACGCCATCAACGCCTTCAAGCTGGGCGCGTGGGACTATATCACCAAGCCCATCCTGAACATGAACATGCTGGTGCTCACGGTGCGCAACTGCCTGGAACGCCGCCGCCTGCGCGAACGGCTGTCGGCCATGGAATCGCGTTACTCCGGACTGGTGCAGGGCCTGCCGGTGGTGGTCTTCAGCCTGGACGACGCGCTGGAACTCACCTTCGTCAACGAGGCCTGCCGCCCCGTGCTGGGCTGGTCACCGGACGATGCCCTGCTGGAACCCGGCTGGTTCATGGACAACGTGTTCCCCGAAGACCGCGAACGGGTCCGCGCCGCGTTTTCCGGCGCGTTTTCCGCCAGCACGCCGTTTTCTCTGGAATTTCGCATGATCAACCCGCGCGGGGTACCCCTGTTCGTGCAGGCGCGCTCCACCGCCGTTGCCTCGCCCGACCTTGCGCGCGGCATGCCCGGTCGCATAGAGGGCGTACTGATCGACCTTTCACGCCGGGTGTTTCTGGAGCGGCTGCTGGTGCAACGTGAAAAGCTGAACACTCTGGGCGCGCTGGTGGACGAGATTGCTCATGAATTCCGCAACCCGGTCTTTGCGCTGGCGGGCTTTGCCCGCACCCTGCAACGCAAGTTTCCCGACGCCCACGAGGCGGAAGTGGTGCTTCAAGAGGCCACCCGGCTGGAAGCGCTGATCAACCGGGTGCAGCAGTACCTGGCCCCCGTGGACATCGTGCCCCGCCCGTGCAGCCTGGCCGCCGTGCTGGACTTTGCGGCGGACCTGCTGCACGCCCCCCTGCTGCGCAAGGGCGTGGAACTGCGCGTGGAGGCCGAGACGAACCTGCCGCCCATCCAGTCGGACCCGGACCTGCTGGCCCAGATCATCGTGGGCATGGCGGGCCTGGCCGTGGAGCACGGCGCACCCGGCAGCGAAACCGTACTGCGCTGCCGCGACCTGGGCCGGGGCCAGCTGGTGGAGGTGCACATGCGCACCGAATCGCCCCTGCCCCACGACGCGGAACTTGCGCTGATGCCCTTCGGCGGCCAACAGGGACCGCAGCCGCTGGCCGTCAGCTACAAGCTGGCCCGCGACCTCAGTTGCCTGCTGCACGTCCGGCGCGAACCCGATGGCCTGCTGCTGATGCTGGCCGTGCCCGTGAACCCCGACGACGTGGCCGAACTGCTGGCCGAAGAGTAAGGCCGCTGTCGCCCGCCCCCATTACGCCCCATCCCCACACCGTGCGCTCCAAGGCCCGGCCCCATCAGGTGCCGGGCCTTCACTTCAGTCCAGCCTTCACTTCCGGCGGCCCTGCCACATCCGGTAACACGTTATCCTATTTTGTATCCCATCATGATTATCATTCGCCACCATAGGCATCGCCAATACGTTCAAGCATCCACAACCCCCATCAGGGAGGCGAACCCGATGCACCGTATCCGATGTCTTGCGGC
It contains:
- a CDS encoding response regulator, which produces MCPQPPQPPRSPLSPQSPPLPPHGHPARVLSVEDDPVIRQSIAAWLADEGYDVVEAEDGIAALRAVRELRPDVVLLDLGIPGISGDAVLERIAQESPEMPVVVVSGRAEIGDAINAFKLGAWDYITKPILNMNMLVLTVRNCLERRRLRERLSAMESRYSGLVQGLPVVVFSLDDALELTFVNEACRPVLGWSPDDALLEPGWFMDNVFPEDRERVRAAFSGAFSASTPFSLEFRMINPRGVPLFVQARSTAVASPDLARGMPGRIEGVLIDLSRRVFLERLLVQREKLNTLGALVDEIAHEFRNPVFALAGFARTLQRKFPDAHEAEVVLQEATRLEALINRVQQYLAPVDIVPRPCSLAAVLDFAADLLHAPLLRKGVELRVEAETNLPPIQSDPDLLAQIIVGMAGLAVEHGAPGSETVLRCRDLGRGQLVEVHMRTESPLPHDAELALMPFGGQQGPQPLAVSYKLARDLSCLLHVRREPDGLLLMLAVPVNPDDVAELLAEE